In Phragmites australis chromosome 17, lpPhrAust1.1, whole genome shotgun sequence, the following are encoded in one genomic region:
- the LOC133896647 gene encoding NAC domain-containing protein 83-like: protein MERLAQAPRKLPPGFRFHPTDEELVVQYLGRKALSRPLPAAVIPVVHDVARLDPWDLPGASEGEGYFFSLRRGPATGRSGCRRRAGSGYWKATGKAKPVLHSSGCGGKQHLVGVKTALTFHRGEPSSSRTRWVMHEYRLAVPVPGGVAEQRKNASHGCVVQPGEWVVCRIFLKNRPRRPNRVTVGNQTPGNRPSVAHRTAPQLQHQQDAGQLRPWLLTPPSSSSSSSCVTGVTDISDQEEVSSSSSSSSRDAPAASQRVR from the exons ATGGAGAGGCTTGCCCAGGCACCCAGGAAGCTGCCGCCGGGGTTTCGGTTCCACCCTACCGATGAGGAGTTGGTGGTGCAGTACCTCGGCCGGAAGGCCCTTTCCCGCCCGCTGCCGGCCGCCGTCATCCCCGTCGTCCACGACGTCGCCAGGCTCGACCCTTGGGACCTCCCTG GGGCAAGCGAAGGGGAAGGGTACTTCTTTAGCCTGCGGCGAGGGCCGGCGACCGGCCGTAGCGGCTGCAGGAGGAGAGCCGGCAGCGGGTACTGGAAGGCCACGGGGAAGGCTAAGCCGGTCCTGCATAGCTCCGGTTGCGGCGGCAAGCAGCACCTCGTGGGCGTCAAGACGGCGCTCACGTTCCACCGCGGGGAGCCGTCGTCTTCGCGGACCCGCTGGGTCATGCACGAGTACCGCCTCGCCGTGCCCGTGCCCGGCGGCGTGGCGGAGCAGAGGAAGAATGCAAGCCAT GGTTGCGTTGTTCAGCCAGGAGAGTGGGTCGTGTGCCGGATCTTTCTGAAGAACAGACCAAGAAGGCCGAACCGGGTGACCGTAGGCAACCAAACGCCGGGCAACCGCCCCTCCGTTGCACACCGCACCGCGCCACAGCTGCAGCACCAGCAGGATGCCGGTCAGCTGCGGCCTTGGCTGTTGACTCcgccatcgtcgtcgtcgtcctcaaGTTGTGTTACGGGTGTCACGGACATTTCGGACCAAGAAGAagttagcagcagcagcagcagcagcagcagggatGCTCCAGCTGCCTCTCAAAGAGTCAGGTAA